From a region of the Dermatophagoides farinae isolate YC_2012a chromosome 3, ASM2471394v1, whole genome shotgun sequence genome:
- the LOC142597423 gene encoding uncharacterized protein LOC142597423 yields the protein MRNSLPNNSNSKRRYDQQHYHTRHRYHNHRENSRIINSTGNGNVGYGIPVLTKTIGEMMIMQQNRPLRSDNKQWNNDENIPIMYQDRDHLIHNNMNNNENNHTISIIDNYNNEKNGKYSIIKMKKPLNINNEADDNIQIMQKTQSVIQKIIPTMLKDKKFVTKTMKKNEKNFVNNKINLNSSNDDDDDGDDGDDDDDNRSINNENFLNRIPNKLNHSSNDIKILDPIISSGNNNHSNNEQIDFDEYRLKKWPIFMVEKPRKKFPIKTDSMINRFDIDQMSNTDYFNSNENNKDQIIIPFGTSYHHGNDDNDKVEQKQSKDCLVNQTLSNQILQKSENSNHDDEYGSDSMHEHHHHNGGNDNNDGNGNKIETFLNLKNISTNHWRPIVQISRPYSLYEHNQNESRQHSHQQYHDNHYINDNDQLDENYNQFVHNNSNDDDDVDNNNNNNNIVYDGNNLSLSNFNNNNDNFDDNVDHFNNIGNKKPTKEIMEEQYGHHHHHHQMNKNNNDDDDDDEKNDSRQQEQKKGQAIDGSGGNIDDYDDGGGDDDDDDKISSTRSKQRQKNDMNSIEQQQQQQEHGIKNETLSIKGYSTRDRGFGFIKAWAWDRGTNIISEERRLNENVHRKKYDEKKFNKNNNNKQQQH from the exons ATGCGAAATTCATTACCTAATAATTCCAATTCAAAACGTCGATATGACCAACAACACTATCACACCCGTCATCGATACCATAATCATCGTG AAAATTCTCGAATAATCAATAGTACTGGTAATGGAAACGTTGGTTATGGTATACCGGTTTTGACTAAAACCATTggagaaatgatgattatgcaACAAAATAGACCTCTTAGAAGTGATAATAAACAAtggaataatgatgaaaatatacCGATAATGTATCAAGATCGTGATCATttaattcataataatatgaataacaatgaaaacaatcatacaatttccattattgataattataataatgaaaagaatggaaaatattcgataataaaaatgaaaaaaccattgaatataaataacgaagctgatgataatattcaaatcatgcaaaaaacacaatctgtgattcaaaaaatcatACCAACAATGTTGAAAGATAAGAAATTTGTAACAAAAACTATGAagaagaatgaaaagaatttcgtcaacaacaaaattaatcTGAATAgctcgaatgatgatgatgatgatggtgatgatggcgatgatgatgatgacaatagaagtattaataatgaaaatttcttaaATAGAATTCCGAATAAACTCAATCATTCAAGTAATGACATTAAGATTCTCGATCCTATAATATCGAgtggaaataataatcacagtaacaatgaacaaattgattttgatgaatatcgattgaaaaaatggccaattttTATGGTTGAAAAACCacggaaaaaatttccaattaaAACTGATTCGATGATTAATCGTTTCGATATAGATCAAATGTCAAATACTGATTATTTTAATagcaatgaaaacaacaaagatcaaataataattccatttggaacatcatatcatcacggaaatgatgataatgataaagttgaacaaaaacaatctaAAGATTGTCTTGTGAATCAAacattatcaaatcaaatactacaaaaatcagaaaattcaaatcatgatgatgaatatggtTCAGATTCTATgcatgaacatcatcatcataatggtggcaatgataataatgatggaaatggtaataaaattgaaacttttttaaatttaaaaaacatttctaCAAATCATTGGAGACCAATAGTTCAAATATCACGGCCATATTCATTGTATGaacataatcaaaatgaaagtCGTCAACATTCGCATCAACAatatcatgataatcattatataaatgataacgatcaattggatgaaaattaCAACCAGTTTGTTCATAACaatagtaatgatgatgatgatgttgacaataataataacaataacaatatcgTTTATGATGGAAACAATCTATCACTATCGAatttcaataacaataatgacaattttgatgacaatgttgatcatttcaataatattgGAAATAAAAAGCCGACCAAAGAAATAATGGAAGAACaatatggccatcatcatcatcatcatcaaatgaacaagaacaataatgatgatgatgatgatgatgaaaaaaatgatagccgacaacaagaacaaaaaaaaggacaaGCTATTGATGGAAGTGGTggaaatattgatgattatgatgatggtggtggtgatgatgatgatgatgataaaatttcatcaactagatcaaaacaacgacaaaaaaatgacatgaattcaatcgaacaacaacaacaacaacaagaacatggaataaaaaatgaaactttgTCGATCAAA GGTTATTCAACCAGAGATCGTGGATTCGGATTCATCAAAGCATGGGCATGGGATCGTGGAACAAACATCATTTCCGAAGAACGAcgtttaaatgaaaatgttcatcgaaaaaaatatgatgaaaaaaaattcaataaaaacaacaacaacaagcagcAGCAACACTGA
- the LOC124494390 gene encoding uncharacterized protein LOC124494390 isoform X2: MLLSTIWTMFTLNKNNGVISIRSNTWHSCGVYLTIYLIIFVCFITTGTINANPSPINITTVPETIVEVDIDLNNDVDDNEQLTTTSIPIFETTTSNNEFISSVIDQLNETINGTNSSTLVDDVVVEPYTPKCDPITEVLSNCSNSCPATCEDLDRKPCKNFCWKSCECAPGYVRNYQWKCIAREKCPKCENNEHYRNCGPECEQTCETYQNPPAYCNRHYCKRGCFCNYGFVRDMSQNGTCTPINECPNKCGPNEYWDVNGEPCIRTTEDPRPKCLFEKPVPGCICNTGFVRDPNTKQCQPITTEPIKCEHNETYSQCGSDCAMNCFDHNKRERCPTVCNRGCFCKDGYRRQYSTQRCVLPEDCNNNSNGIVRDQTLIEFA; this comes from the exons ATGCTATTGTCGACCATATGGACAATGTTtacattaaataaaaataatggtgTTATTAGTATACGTTCAAACACGTGGCATTCATGCGGCGTATACTTGACAATATATTTGatcatatttgtttgtttcatcacAACTGGAACAATCAATGCAAATCCATCACCGATAAATATAACAACCGTTCCAGAAACAATAGTGGAAGTGGATATTGATTTAaacaatgatgttgatgataatgaacagCTTACAACAACATCTATACCGATtttcgaaacaacaacaagtaataatgaatttatttcttcagttattgatcaattaaatGAAACGATTAATGGAACAAATTCATCGACTTTGGTAGATGATGTTGTAGTAG aACCTTATACACCGAAATGTGATCCAATAACTGAAGTATTAAGTAATTGTTCGAATAGTTGCCCAGCAACATGTGAAGATTTGGATCGAAAACCatgtaaaaatttttgctgGAAAAGTTGTGAATGTGCACCGGGTTATGTAAGAAATTATCAATGGAAATGTATTGCCCGTGAAAAATGTCCAA aatgtgaaaataatgaacattATAGAAATTGTGGACCAGAATGTGAACAAACATGTGAAACATATCAGAATCCACCTGCATACTGTAATCGACATTATTGTAAACGTGGCTGTTTCTGTAATTATGGTTTTGTTCGTGATATGTCCCAAAATGGAACCTGTACACCAATCAACGAATGTC ccAATAAATGTGGCCCAAATGAATATTGGGACGTGAATGGTGAACCATGTATCCGGACAACGGAAGATCCAAGGccaaaatgtttatttgaaAAGCCGGTACCAGGTTGTATATGTAATACCGGATTTGTACGTGATCCAAATACTAAACAATGTCAGCCAATAACAACAG aacCAATCAAATGTGAACATAATGAAACCTATTCACAATGTGGTTCGGATTGTGCCATGAATTgttttgatcataataaacGCGAAAGATGTCCCACTGTTTGTAATCGTGGATGTTTCTGTAAAGATGGTTATCGCCGTCAATATTCTACACAACGATGTGTATTACCTGAagattgtaataataattcgaaCGGTATCGTACGTGATCAAACACTAATCGAATTTgcctaa
- the LOC124494390 gene encoding uncharacterized protein LOC124494390 isoform X1, with product MLLSTIWTMFTLNKNNGVISIRSNTWHSCGVYLTIYLIIFVCFITTGTINANPSPINITTVPETIVEVDIDLNNDVDDNEQLTTTSIPIFETTTSNNEFISSVIDQLNETINGTNSSTLVDDVVVVEPYTPKCDPITEVLSNCSNSCPATCEDLDRKPCKNFCWKSCECAPGYVRNYQWKCIAREKCPKCENNEHYRNCGPECEQTCETYQNPPAYCNRHYCKRGCFCNYGFVRDMSQNGTCTPINECPNKCGPNEYWDVNGEPCIRTTEDPRPKCLFEKPVPGCICNTGFVRDPNTKQCQPITTEPIKCEHNETYSQCGSDCAMNCFDHNKRERCPTVCNRGCFCKDGYRRQYSTQRCVLPEDCNNNSNGIVRDQTLIEFA from the exons ATGCTATTGTCGACCATATGGACAATGTTtacattaaataaaaataatggtgTTATTAGTATACGTTCAAACACGTGGCATTCATGCGGCGTATACTTGACAATATATTTGatcatatttgtttgtttcatcacAACTGGAACAATCAATGCAAATCCATCACCGATAAATATAACAACCGTTCCAGAAACAATAGTGGAAGTGGATATTGATTTAaacaatgatgttgatgataatgaacagCTTACAACAACATCTATACCGATtttcgaaacaacaacaagtaataatgaatttatttcttcagttattgatcaattaaatGAAACGATTAATGGAACAAATTCATCGACTTTGGTAGATGATGTTGTAGTAG tagaACCTTATACACCGAAATGTGATCCAATAACTGAAGTATTAAGTAATTGTTCGAATAGTTGCCCAGCAACATGTGAAGATTTGGATCGAAAACCatgtaaaaatttttgctgGAAAAGTTGTGAATGTGCACCGGGTTATGTAAGAAATTATCAATGGAAATGTATTGCCCGTGAAAAATGTCCAA aatgtgaaaataatgaacattATAGAAATTGTGGACCAGAATGTGAACAAACATGTGAAACATATCAGAATCCACCTGCATACTGTAATCGACATTATTGTAAACGTGGCTGTTTCTGTAATTATGGTTTTGTTCGTGATATGTCCCAAAATGGAACCTGTACACCAATCAACGAATGTC ccAATAAATGTGGCCCAAATGAATATTGGGACGTGAATGGTGAACCATGTATCCGGACAACGGAAGATCCAAGGccaaaatgtttatttgaaAAGCCGGTACCAGGTTGTATATGTAATACCGGATTTGTACGTGATCCAAATACTAAACAATGTCAGCCAATAACAACAG aacCAATCAAATGTGAACATAATGAAACCTATTCACAATGTGGTTCGGATTGTGCCATGAATTgttttgatcataataaacGCGAAAGATGTCCCACTGTTTGTAATCGTGGATGTTTCTGTAAAGATGGTTATCGCCGTCAATATTCTACACAACGATGTGTATTACCTGAagattgtaataataattcgaaCGGTATCGTACGTGATCAAACACTAATCGAATTTgcctaa
- the LOC124494779 gene encoding uncharacterized protein LOC124494779 has protein sequence MTNNDEYGDDDDFDELDSKRIPIKSPIIVKNSSITSNLQMPNSSETNVIDDVVDDDDDDAMMILNDKKLDNNNKIAITNNTNKSTNMMATTTRQNSTSFMIDVLVGDSKSSSSSTIKLSDKSQIDGKKCSIKDDDQSSSQTTTTTATTATTTTTSQSSSMMNLSSMISDLFWSQQQQQQWQSELKRIQQLYYEKFYTNLSSSIINQQQSQDNQISQSSSSLASSFIPHYRFGSSSDDNNGDNIITSNYNNENKQRQNQLFAYHANLFLQQQQQQQQQQQSNSPISSSYAELLYRLDSFKNSHNNNHSIQSQTLMNDLKKRKIVTDNHNNDDDDEHVEIDDDYDHDDVCDLNKFSDNNNGDGKYLKAMNSFCNNNNNNDISKQKRQQNLHNSSSHQQSDDETNRKLNKFSQSPSSQSSLTSNGHGILSSSTELSIVDLMNEKNVLNNNQNSLNGHNYYSSPSPSSPRSQSSSPYCDSYDPLSMKSKHQTSHHHHHHHLIHDNNGLTNTNKLAPSSPSSVNKTSLIDSNGSSSSSSSLTTTPTASAAAAAAAYHFSNMFRKPKRIRTAFSPGQLLRLEEIFEKNRYVVGCERKQLARDLNLSETQIKVWFQNRRTKHKREKHIVNSNNVVNINHGNGNHHHHHHQTHGLFSSSPSSSFRHHHHQIHPHLTNDELLATKKLFIGSTSTSLSSPSFRSSSSSSSSSSSSSVNSFVSNLISQSSSPTIISNNNSNNNKNNIRNVFNNYKNSSSNTSPEQQRSTLLAK, from the exons atgactaataatgatgaatatggtgatgatgatgattttgatgaattggaTTCAAAACGAATTCCAATCAAATCTCCAATAATagtgaaaaattcatcgataACATCCAATCTACAAATGCCGAATTCATCCGAAACAaatgttattgatgatgttgttgatgatgatgatgatgatgcaatgatgattttgaatgataaaaaacttgataataacaataaaattgcTATTACTAATAATACGAATAAATCCACCAATATGATGGCAACGACGACTAGACAAAATTCCACTTCATTCATGATTGATGTGCTTGTAGGcgattcaaaatcatcatcatcatcgacaataaaATTGTCTGATAAATCACAAATAGATGGTAAAAAATGCTCaattaaagatgatgatcaatcatcatcacagacaacaacaacaacagcaacaacagcaacaacaacgacaacatcacaatcatcatcaatgatgaatttatcatcaatgattagtGATCTATTCTggtcacaacaacaacaacaacaatggcaatCCGAATTAAAACGTATTCAACAATTgtattatgaaaaattctatacaaatttatcatcttcaattattaatcaacaacaatcacaagataatcaaatatcacaaagttcatcatcactagcatcatcatttattcctcattatcgatttggatcatcatcagatgataataatggtgacaATATAATCACTtctaattataataatgaaaataaacaacgacaaaatcaattatttgcATATCATGCAAATCTatttcttcaacaacaacaacaacagcaacagcaacagcaatcaAATTctccaatttcatcatcatatgctGAACTTTTATATCGTTTagattcatttaaaaattctcataataataatcattcgattcaatcacaaactttaatgaatgatttgaaaaaaagaaaaattgttaccgataatcataacaatgatgatgatgacgaacacgttgaaatcgatgatgattatgatcatgatgatgtttgtgatttaaataaatttagtgataataacaatggtGACGGAAAATATCTCAAAGCAATGAATTCAttctgtaataataataataataatgatatttcaaaacaaaaaagacaaCAAAATTTACATAATTCTTCTAGTCATCAacaaagtgatgatgaaactaatagaaaattaaataaattttctcaaTCACCATCTTCACagtcatcattaacatcaaaTGGACAtggaatattatcatcatcaactgaATTGTCTATTGttgatttaatgaatgaaaaaaatgtattaaataataatcagaattCATTAAATGGTCATAATTATTactcatcaccatcaccatcatcaccacgatcacaatcatcatcaccatactGTG ATTCATATGATCCTTTATCAATGAAATCGAAACATCAaacatctcatcatcatcatcatcatcatttaattcatgataataatggtctGACCAATACGAATAAACTAGCGCCATCTTCACCGTCTTCAGTGAATAAAACATctttaattgattcaaatggttcatcatcatcatcatcatctttaacGACAACACCAACGGCATCAGCtgccgctgctgctgcagcATATCATTTTTCCAATATGTTTCGTAAACCAAAACGTATACGTACCGCATTTTCACCTGGACAATTATTACGTTTAGAGGagatatttgaaaaaaatcgttatGTTGTTGGATGTGAACGTAAACAACTTGCACGTGATCTCAATCTTTCTGAAACACAAATAAAAGTTTGGTTCCAGAATCGTCGTACAAAACATAAACGTGAAAAACATATTGTCAATAGTAATAATGTtgtaaatataaatcatGGTAAtgggaatcatcatcatcatcatcatcaaacacatggtctattttcatcatcaccgtcatcatcattccggcatcatcatcatcaaattcatccaCATTTgaccaatgatgaattattggcaacaaaaaaattattcatcggATCAacttcaacatcattatcatcgccatcatttcgatcatcatcatcatcttcatcgtcatcttcatcatcatcagttaaTTCATTTGTATCAAATCTAatatcacaatcatcatcaccaacaatcatatcaaacaacaacagcaacaacaacaaaaataatattagaaatgttttcaataattacaaaaattcatcatcgaatacaTCACCTGAGCAGCAACGAAGTACATTATTGGCTAAATGA